Proteins from one Flammeovirgaceae bacterium genomic window:
- a CDS encoding response regulator: MDKQVEILLIEDNVDDAELAIRALKKRNLANNLLHISDSEKALEYLFAKDNDNYPKLILLDLKMPKVDGIEILKRIKGDPMKKVIPVVMLTSSKEERDIVESYDLGVNAYIVKPVEFDKFLQAVDQLGMFWLLLNQPPR; the protein is encoded by the coding sequence ATGGACAAACAAGTTGAGATATTATTGATTGAGGATAATGTTGACGATGCCGAGCTTGCCATTCGGGCATTAAAGAAAAGGAACCTCGCCAACAACCTGCTGCACATTAGCGATAGTGAAAAGGCCCTTGAATATTTGTTTGCTAAAGACAACGATAACTATCCAAAATTGATCTTGCTCGACTTGAAGATGCCAAAGGTGGATGGTATTGAAATATTGAAACGGATTAAAGGCGACCCCATGAAGAAAGTGATCCCGGTGGTGATGCTTACCTCTTCAAAGGAAGAACGGGATATTGTGGAGTCTTATGACCTGGGCGTTAATGCCTATATTGTCAAGCCGGTTGAGTTTGATAAATTCCTGCAGGCGGTGGACCAGCTAGGTATGTTTT